The Petropleomorpha daqingensis genome includes a window with the following:
- a CDS encoding PucR family transcriptional regulator produces MGLTLEEALRLPALAGSTVVAGAQGLDRAVRHMVVDDPSDPLGVAGPDVVVVLGARLPPADPANCRALVERLVSMGTAALAFRRADGPPPVPGEVLAEAERRSFPVLALPSGVRMDEVVSEVLGAVVAKQSEALDLSSRMQNQFIDVALSGGGLEEVTDQLATFLEGAAVLGLGPDREIVTSAGPPDDVAEISDWLWLLDAAADDALAELAPARRVSAVRADQSVVTPADVLADADLSPADGILLVPGHHELPGGVGEYAVAPIMAGDQRHGWLVAVNRTGPLLVGAGGVLERAAMVSALSVIRQQAVHSVELRFQGDLVRRLVGGSMRHTERALAQTRSFGWRLDGPVVVLVSATETVADPQADPTRALDVLDRLADGWRAALEGEVAGAAVAGLSTEIVTVLPLDGHTPEEISALVSAVTSRVNARLRRVGRVLGTGIGRPAANITGLGDAYQQAQRALSVGQEIHGGGAVTHFDQLGVFRLLSLIPDSTELRSYVDEVLGPLADSGDPDSADLRETLRVLLETNLNVAESARRLHFHYNTMRYRIGKLERLLGPFTTDPTLRLNLLLALHAARMRGLDQPLRPPIESVGAVLDDGLDALI; encoded by the coding sequence ATGGGGCTGACGCTGGAGGAGGCCCTCCGCCTGCCCGCGCTCGCCGGCTCGACGGTCGTCGCCGGGGCGCAGGGTCTCGACCGGGCGGTCCGGCACATGGTCGTCGACGACCCCTCCGACCCGCTCGGCGTCGCCGGCCCCGACGTCGTCGTCGTCCTCGGGGCGCGGCTGCCCCCGGCCGACCCCGCCAACTGCCGGGCCCTGGTGGAGCGGCTGGTCTCCATGGGCACCGCGGCCCTGGCCTTCCGCCGCGCCGACGGTCCGCCGCCGGTGCCGGGCGAGGTGCTCGCCGAGGCCGAGCGCCGCAGCTTCCCGGTCCTCGCGCTGCCCTCCGGCGTGCGCATGGACGAGGTCGTCTCCGAGGTCCTCGGGGCGGTCGTGGCCAAGCAGAGCGAGGCGCTCGACCTCTCCTCGCGGATGCAGAACCAGTTCATCGACGTCGCCCTCTCCGGCGGCGGGCTGGAGGAGGTCACCGACCAGCTCGCGACGTTCCTGGAGGGCGCCGCGGTCCTGGGCCTCGGGCCCGACCGCGAGATCGTCACCAGCGCCGGGCCCCCGGACGACGTCGCGGAGATCAGCGACTGGCTGTGGCTGCTCGACGCGGCCGCCGACGACGCGCTCGCCGAGCTCGCCCCCGCCCGGCGGGTGTCCGCCGTCCGGGCCGACCAGAGCGTGGTCACCCCGGCCGACGTGCTCGCCGACGCCGACCTCTCGCCGGCCGACGGCATCCTGCTCGTCCCGGGGCACCACGAGCTGCCCGGCGGGGTGGGGGAGTACGCCGTCGCCCCGATCATGGCCGGCGACCAGCGGCACGGCTGGCTGGTGGCGGTCAACCGCACCGGTCCGCTCCTGGTCGGCGCCGGTGGCGTTCTGGAGCGCGCCGCGATGGTCTCCGCGTTGTCGGTGATCCGCCAGCAGGCCGTGCACTCGGTCGAGCTGCGCTTCCAGGGCGACCTGGTCCGCCGGCTGGTCGGCGGCTCGATGCGGCACACCGAGCGCGCGCTCGCGCAGACGCGCTCCTTCGGCTGGCGGCTCGACGGGCCGGTCGTCGTCCTCGTGTCGGCGACCGAGACGGTGGCCGACCCGCAGGCCGATCCCACCCGCGCCCTCGACGTCCTCGACCGGCTGGCCGACGGCTGGCGGGCGGCGCTGGAGGGCGAGGTCGCCGGCGCCGCGGTCGCCGGGCTGTCCACCGAGATCGTCACCGTGCTGCCGCTCGACGGCCACACGCCCGAGGAGATCTCGGCGCTGGTCTCGGCGGTCACCTCGCGCGTCAACGCGCGGCTGCGCCGCGTGGGCCGCGTGCTCGGCACCGGCATCGGCCGCCCGGCGGCGAACATCACCGGCCTCGGCGACGCCTACCAGCAGGCGCAGCGGGCCCTGTCGGTCGGGCAGGAGATCCACGGCGGCGGCGCGGTCACGCACTTCGACCAGCTCGGCGTCTTCCGGCTGCTGTCGCTCATCCCCGACAGCACCGAGCTGCGGTCCTACGTCGACGAGGTGCTCGGCCCGCTGGCCGACAGCGGCGACCCGGACTCCGCCGACCTGCGCGAGACGCTGCGGGTGCTGCTGGAGACCAACCTCAACGTGGCGGAGTCGGCCCGGCGCCTGCACTTCCACTACAACACGATGCGCTACCGGATCGGGAAGCTGGAGCGGCTGCTCGGGCCGTTCACCACCGACCCGACGCTGCGGCTCAACCTGCTGCTGGCGCTGCACGCGGCCCGGATGCGCGGGCTGGACCAGCCGTTGCGGCCGCCGATCGAGTCGGTGGGGGCCGTGCTCGACGACGGCCTCGACGCGCTCATCTAG
- a CDS encoding HAD family hydrolase — translation MSFRAVLFDWRGTLVTTLDEEAWATEALRRLGRDDDPALLAAGLAKAAERLDAPGVDTDAARHRRTYLEAFDDLGLDGELSEALYAVESDLTLDEFAEDAASTLRELCAAGLRLAVVSDIHVDIRPAFAAAGLDGVVDVFTLSVEHGIQKPDPRMFTRTLRALGVEPEHALVVGDRAERDGAAVDCGIATLLLPPLASPSDRRLHRVLALCRR, via the coding sequence ATGAGCTTCCGCGCTGTCCTCTTCGACTGGCGCGGCACCCTCGTCACCACGCTGGACGAGGAGGCCTGGGCCACCGAGGCGCTGCGCCGCCTCGGCCGGGACGACGACCCCGCGCTGCTCGCCGCCGGTCTGGCGAAGGCGGCCGAGCGCCTCGACGCCCCCGGCGTCGACACCGACGCCGCCCGGCACCGCCGCACGTACCTCGAGGCGTTCGACGACCTCGGCCTCGACGGGGAACTCTCCGAAGCCCTCTACGCCGTCGAGTCCGACCTCACGCTCGACGAGTTCGCCGAAGACGCCGCGTCGACGCTGCGCGAGCTGTGCGCGGCGGGGCTGCGGCTGGCCGTCGTCAGCGACATCCACGTCGACATCCGCCCGGCCTTCGCGGCGGCCGGGCTGGACGGCGTCGTCGACGTCTTCACGCTGTCGGTCGAGCACGGCATCCAGAAGCCGGACCCGCGGATGTTCACCCGCACGCTGCGCGCTCTCGGCGTCGAGCCCGAGCACGCGCTGGTGGTCGGCGACCGCGCGGAGCGCGACGGCGCCGCCGTCGACTGCGGCATCGCCACGCTCCTGCTGCCCCCGCTGGCCTCGCCCTCCGACCGCCGGCTGCACCGCGTGCTCGCGCTCTGCCGTCGGTGA
- a CDS encoding FUSC family protein, which translates to MSRPGLTDVRPEHRLATIFEIHAAGLTLRRGIAAVVILGAVFAALHALDLEAYELSVLFGLLFVAVSDPGGAYLVRAREMALVGGAGTLLTALGFAAGGWPWGLAVLIVFAVTVLCGLAVCLGVHRFIGALLLNIWLLVALGTAVFDAHHGTPLHPWPQALAWLTASALWLAATCLLWLARGRKAETSPFPELPGDVSPRPLTRQVAIFAALRAVLVAGAVAIALGLHLPNASWLPVATIITLKPDIEQSKLIAEQRLAGAILGAGLACLVLLTIDNRYAVEAVLVVLAAVAASIRFVNYALYCAAVAATTLIAIDLPHPDTLAAEGERVLYTLVGVAIGVAGMLLADLLGRRAAGSAPQHAGRAAAG; encoded by the coding sequence ATGAGCCGCCCAGGGCTGACCGACGTGCGCCCGGAGCATCGGCTGGCGACGATCTTCGAGATCCACGCGGCCGGGCTCACCCTTCGCCGCGGCATCGCGGCGGTCGTGATCCTCGGCGCCGTGTTCGCCGCGCTGCACGCCCTCGACCTGGAGGCGTACGAGCTGAGCGTGCTGTTCGGCCTGCTGTTCGTGGCGGTCAGCGACCCGGGGGGCGCCTACCTGGTCCGGGCGCGCGAGATGGCCCTGGTCGGGGGCGCCGGGACGCTGCTGACCGCGCTCGGCTTCGCCGCCGGCGGGTGGCCGTGGGGGCTGGCGGTGCTGATCGTCTTCGCCGTCACCGTGCTCTGCGGGCTGGCGGTGTGCCTGGGGGTGCACCGGTTCATCGGGGCGCTGCTGCTCAACATCTGGTTGCTCGTGGCCCTGGGCACCGCGGTCTTCGACGCCCACCACGGGACGCCGCTGCACCCGTGGCCCCAGGCGCTGGCCTGGCTCACCGCCAGCGCGTTGTGGCTGGCGGCCACCTGCCTGCTGTGGCTGGCCCGCGGCCGGAAGGCGGAGACCTCGCCGTTCCCGGAGCTGCCGGGAGACGTCTCGCCGCGGCCGCTGACACGGCAGGTGGCCATCTTCGCCGCCCTGCGGGCGGTGCTCGTGGCCGGCGCCGTCGCCATCGCCCTGGGCCTGCACCTGCCCAACGCCTCCTGGCTGCCCGTCGCCACGATCATCACGCTCAAGCCCGACATCGAGCAGTCCAAGCTCATAGCCGAGCAGCGCCTGGCCGGCGCGATCCTCGGCGCCGGGCTGGCCTGCCTGGTCCTGCTCACCATCGACAACCGCTACGCCGTGGAGGCGGTGCTGGTGGTCCTCGCCGCGGTGGCGGCCTCCATCCGCTTCGTCAACTACGCCCTGTACTGCGCCGCGGTCGCCGCGACCACGCTGATCGCGATCGACCTGCCCCACCCGGACACGCTGGCGGCCGAGGGCGAGCGCGTTCTCTACACGCTCGTCGGGGTGGCCATCGGCGTGGCGGGCATGCTGCTGGCCGATCTGCTGGGCAGGCGCGCTGCCGGCTCAGCTCCCCAGCACGCCGGACGAGCGGCTGCAGGCTGA
- a CDS encoding DUF5995 family protein: protein MGGAVDLLLSRMVALQEELEVTGDPARFFLGTYLRTTQAVRMALDDGRFEDPAWVAEWDVDFAGFYLDALEAYRLDPDSAPDPWRRAFGAARTLPPEAHVLLGMNAHINFDLPQSLVRVIPDDEFADPDLLASRERDHERIDGVLASRVAAEDAELVRVGGRRTTLDRVLAPANRAASRLFLRESRRKVWANTAALHEAALRGSGAYERRLGQLEALAAGRVADLLRPGPVLLRLAVHGFGVTLPA from the coding sequence GTGGGCGGAGCGGTCGACCTCCTGCTGTCGCGCATGGTGGCGCTTCAGGAGGAGTTGGAGGTCACGGGCGACCCGGCCCGGTTCTTCCTCGGCACGTACCTGCGCACGACGCAGGCCGTGCGCATGGCGCTGGACGACGGTCGGTTCGAGGACCCGGCCTGGGTCGCGGAGTGGGACGTCGACTTCGCCGGCTTCTACCTCGACGCGCTGGAGGCCTACCGGCTCGACCCGGACAGCGCCCCCGATCCGTGGCGGCGGGCGTTCGGCGCGGCGCGGACGCTGCCGCCGGAGGCGCACGTGCTGCTCGGCATGAACGCGCACATCAACTTCGACCTGCCGCAGTCGCTGGTGCGGGTCATCCCGGACGACGAGTTCGCCGATCCCGACCTGCTGGCCTCGCGCGAGCGCGACCACGAGCGGATCGACGGCGTCCTGGCCTCCCGGGTGGCCGCCGAGGACGCCGAGCTGGTCCGCGTCGGCGGCCGGCGGACGACGCTGGACCGGGTGCTGGCCCCGGCCAACCGCGCCGCCAGCCGGCTGTTCCTGCGCGAGTCGCGCCGCAAGGTCTGGGCCAACACCGCAGCCCTGCACGAGGCGGCGTTGCGCGGCAGCGGCGCCTACGAGCGCCGGCTCGGCCAGCTCGAGGCGCTCGCCGCCGGCCGGGTGGCCGACCTGCTGCGCCCCGGCCCGGTGCTGCTCCGCCTGGCCGTGCACGGCTTCGGCGTCACCCTCCCCGCCTAA
- a CDS encoding helix-turn-helix domain-containing protein, protein MTVTDLLPETAGDASVMQRIGVLVRDARRHRGLTQLQLAERLGTSQSAVARIEQGGQNLTLELLGRLSAALGSELISVGPSTPSGPTHLRVTGGRTLHGSVTVKSSKNAAVALLCAALLNRGRTTLRNLARIVEVDRILDVLRSIGVEATWDAAGRDLTLVVPDELDLAGIDADAARRTRSIIMFLGPLLHRYEDFRLPYAGGCDLGTRTVEPHMIALRPFGLQVQAHGGEYQATVRADGAHDRTIVLTERGDTVTENALLAAARSDSTTTIRNASSNYMVQDLCLYLQRLGVDIQGLGTTTLVVRGRPVLDADVDYTISEDPVEAMSLLTAGIVTDSEVTVCRAPVEFLEIELAVLAEMGLRIERSPDYLADNGHTRLADLTIRPSALAAPIDKIHPMPFPGLNIDNLPFFAVIAAHAAGETLIHDWVYDNRAIHLSDLTRLGANVRLLDPHRVLVTGPTRWSSAEVVCPPALRPAVCILLAMLAAKGTSVLRNVDIIARGYEHLYERLVEMGADIEVFHD, encoded by the coding sequence GTGACGGTGACCGACCTTCTTCCCGAGACCGCCGGCGACGCCAGCGTCATGCAGCGGATCGGCGTCCTCGTCCGTGACGCCCGACGGCATCGCGGCCTCACCCAGCTGCAGCTCGCCGAACGCCTGGGCACCAGCCAGAGCGCCGTGGCCCGCATCGAGCAGGGCGGCCAGAACCTGACCCTCGAGCTGCTCGGCCGGCTGTCGGCGGCGCTGGGCAGCGAGCTGATCAGCGTCGGCCCGAGCACGCCGTCCGGCCCGACCCACCTGCGGGTCACCGGCGGGCGCACCCTGCACGGCAGCGTGACGGTGAAGTCGTCCAAGAACGCCGCCGTCGCCCTGCTGTGCGCCGCCCTGCTCAACCGCGGCCGGACGACGCTGCGCAACCTGGCCCGCATCGTCGAGGTCGACCGGATCCTCGACGTGCTGCGCTCGATCGGCGTCGAGGCCACCTGGGACGCGGCCGGCCGCGACCTCACCCTCGTCGTCCCCGACGAGCTGGACCTGGCCGGCATCGACGCCGACGCGGCCCGCCGCACCCGCAGCATCATCATGTTCCTGGGCCCGCTGCTGCACCGGTACGAGGACTTCCGGCTGCCCTACGCCGGCGGCTGCGACCTCGGCACGCGCACCGTCGAGCCGCACATGATCGCGCTGCGCCCGTTCGGCCTGCAGGTGCAGGCGCACGGCGGGGAGTACCAGGCCACCGTCCGTGCCGACGGGGCGCACGACCGGACGATCGTGCTGACCGAGCGGGGCGACACCGTCACCGAGAACGCGCTGCTGGCTGCGGCGCGGTCGGACTCGACGACGACCATCCGCAACGCCAGCTCCAACTACATGGTCCAGGACCTCTGCCTGTACCTGCAGCGGCTCGGGGTGGACATCCAGGGCCTGGGGACGACGACGCTGGTCGTGCGCGGCCGCCCGGTGCTGGACGCGGACGTCGACTACACGATCAGCGAGGACCCGGTCGAGGCGATGAGCCTGCTGACCGCCGGCATCGTCACCGACTCCGAGGTCACCGTCTGCCGCGCGCCGGTGGAGTTCCTCGAGATCGAGCTCGCCGTCCTGGCCGAGATGGGCCTGCGGATCGAGCGCTCCCCCGACTACCTCGCCGACAACGGGCACACCCGGCTGGCCGACCTGACCATCCGGCCGTCGGCGCTCGCGGCCCCGATCGACAAGATCCACCCGATGCCCTTCCCGGGCCTCAACATCGACAACCTGCCGTTCTTCGCGGTCATCGCCGCGCACGCCGCCGGCGAGACGCTGATCCACGACTGGGTCTACGACAACCGGGCGATCCACCTGTCGGACCTGACCCGGCTGGGCGCGAACGTGCGGCTGCTCGACCCGCACCGCGTGCTGGTCACCGGCCCCACCCGCTGGTCCAGCGCCGAAGTGGTCTGCCCCCCGGCGCTGCGGCCGGCCGTCTGCATCCTGCTGGCGATGCTCGCGGCCAAGGGCACCAGCGTGCTGCGCAACGTCGACATCATCGCCCGCGGCTACGAGCACCTGTACGAGCGGCTGGTCGAGATGGGTGCCGACATCGAGGTCTTCCACGACTGA
- a CDS encoding class I SAM-dependent methyltransferase has translation MSWTWDPTLYAGSAAHYVVGRVPYPPSVASALVNAVPLDGRQRLLDVGCGPGSLTLLLAPHVAEAIGVDADGDMLVEAARLGARLPNVRWVRLRAEELPADLPAVDVVTFAQSFHWMDRPRVAAAVRRMLRPGGALVHVGATTHEGIEPHGDLPFPRPPRESVARLVEGYLGPVRRAGQGVLPSGTGGGEDDVFRAAGFSGPSRFEVEGRVVERSVEEVASSVYSLSSSAPHLFGARVAAFDAELRALLVDASDEGRFSEQMRSITLSLWR, from the coding sequence GTGTCGTGGACCTGGGACCCCACGTTGTACGCCGGCAGCGCTGCGCACTACGTCGTGGGCCGGGTGCCCTACCCGCCGTCGGTCGCATCCGCGCTGGTCAACGCGGTGCCGCTGGACGGCCGGCAGCGGCTGCTCGACGTGGGCTGCGGGCCCGGGTCGCTGACGCTGCTGCTCGCGCCGCACGTCGCCGAGGCGATCGGGGTCGATGCCGACGGCGACATGCTGGTGGAGGCCGCCCGGCTGGGCGCCCGGCTGCCGAACGTGCGGTGGGTTCGGCTGCGGGCCGAGGAGCTGCCGGCCGACCTGCCCGCCGTCGACGTCGTGACCTTCGCGCAGTCCTTCCACTGGATGGACCGGCCGCGCGTCGCCGCCGCGGTGCGCCGGATGCTCCGGCCCGGCGGCGCCCTCGTGCACGTGGGCGCGACGACGCACGAGGGCATCGAGCCGCACGGCGACCTGCCGTTCCCGCGGCCGCCGCGCGAGTCGGTGGCGCGCCTGGTGGAGGGCTACCTCGGCCCGGTGCGCCGGGCCGGTCAGGGCGTGCTGCCGTCGGGCACGGGCGGGGGAGAGGACGACGTCTTCCGGGCGGCCGGGTTCTCCGGGCCCTCGCGGTTCGAGGTGGAGGGCCGGGTCGTCGAGCGGTCGGTCGAGGAGGTCGCGTCGTCGGTCTACTCGCTGTCGAGCTCCGCGCCGCACCTGTTCGGGGCGCGCGTGGCGGCGTTCGACGCCGAGCTGCGGGCGCTGCTGGTCGACGCGAGTGACGAGGGCAGGTTCAGCGAGCAGATGCGGTCGATCACCCTGAGCCTCTGGCGCTGA
- a CDS encoding SPASM domain-containing protein: MTSACNLSCAMCLVSYRPRIDRATGAFPMELFRRLLDELPDLTRLTLQGLGEPLLQPHLMEMVGVATARGIEVGFNSNAMLLTRARSEQLVALGLGWLHVSLDGATAATHEGIRAGADFARITRNLRGLIEARQAAGSAKPWVRVVFVAMRRNVHELPLLVRRLGEWGVDELRVQGLSHDFDDTDPSGNYAGIRAFAATESLGSMDPAEVAAVFAAARTAAAECAVSLRLPTPDATPSPRRPGHPGCSWPWDAAYVTSRGTVQPCCMVMGDDRVSLGSLEDDDLATIWHGEAYQAFRAALLTDQPPEVCRGCSLYRGTF; the protein is encoded by the coding sequence CGGGGGCGTTCCCGATGGAGCTGTTCCGCCGGCTCCTGGACGAGCTGCCGGACCTGACCAGGCTCACCCTGCAGGGCCTCGGCGAGCCGCTGCTGCAGCCGCACCTGATGGAGATGGTCGGCGTGGCCACGGCCCGCGGCATCGAGGTCGGGTTCAACAGCAACGCCATGCTGCTCACCCGCGCCCGGTCCGAGCAGCTGGTCGCCCTCGGCCTGGGCTGGCTGCACGTCTCCCTGGACGGCGCCACCGCCGCCACCCACGAGGGCATCCGCGCCGGCGCCGACTTCGCGCGGATCACCCGCAACCTGCGCGGCCTGATCGAGGCGCGGCAGGCGGCGGGCTCGGCGAAGCCGTGGGTGCGGGTGGTCTTCGTGGCGATGCGCCGCAACGTGCACGAGCTGCCGTTGCTGGTGCGGCGGCTCGGCGAGTGGGGCGTCGACGAGCTGAGGGTGCAGGGGCTCTCGCACGACTTCGACGACACCGACCCCTCCGGGAACTACGCCGGGATCCGCGCGTTCGCGGCCACGGAGTCGCTGGGGTCCATGGACCCGGCGGAGGTCGCCGCCGTCTTCGCGGCGGCCCGCACGGCCGCCGCCGAGTGCGCGGTGTCGCTGCGGCTGCCGACGCCGGACGCCACGCCGTCCCCACGCCGGCCCGGCCACCCGGGGTGCAGCTGGCCGTGGGACGCCGCCTACGTGACCAGCCGGGGCACCGTGCAGCCGTGCTGCATGGTCATGGGCGACGACCGGGTGTCGTTGGGGTCGCTCGAGGACGACGACCTCGCCACGATCTGGCACGGCGAGGCGTACCAGGCGTTCCGCGCCGCGCTGCTCACCGACCAGCCGCCGGAGGTCTGCCGCGGTTGCTCCCTCTACCGCGGCACCTTCTGA
- a CDS encoding dihydrofolate reductase family protein — MRKLAFAMNVSLDGYIAAPGDDLGWSVPSDELFQFWSDRVAATGLALYGRRLWETMSSHWPTADQQPGVTPAHIEYARRWRDMPKVVFSSTAGAVDRNTRLVTGDAVPEMARLKTEDGGPMEIGGATLAAVAMRAGLIDEYAMVTHPVLVGGGTPFFTALDDWVALNLVETRTFPDGVLLTRYETRR; from the coding sequence ATGCGGAAGCTGGCCTTCGCCATGAACGTGAGCCTGGACGGCTACATCGCCGCGCCCGGCGACGACCTCGGCTGGAGCGTGCCGAGCGACGAGCTGTTCCAGTTCTGGTCCGACCGGGTGGCGGCGACGGGCCTGGCGCTGTACGGGCGCAGGCTGTGGGAGACGATGAGCTCCCACTGGCCGACCGCCGACCAGCAACCGGGCGTGACACCGGCGCACATCGAGTACGCCCGCCGCTGGCGGGACATGCCGAAGGTGGTGTTCTCCTCGACGGCCGGCGCGGTCGACCGGAACACCCGCCTGGTCACCGGCGACGCCGTTCCCGAGATGGCCCGCCTCAAGACGGAGGACGGCGGACCGATGGAGATCGGCGGCGCGACGCTCGCCGCCGTGGCCATGCGGGCCGGGCTGATCGACGAGTACGCGATGGTCACCCATCCGGTCCTGGTCGGTGGTGGCACGCCGTTCTTCACGGCCCTGGACGACTGGGTGGCGCTGAACCTCGTGGAGACCCGGACGTTCCCCGACGGTGTGCTCCTGACCCGGTACGAGACCAGGCGCTGA